The region GCAAGTTCAAGAGCTATTGAGCAGAAAAGAGAACAAGATTTTGCTAGATGGTTTAGAGAAGGCGTCGCAGCGGGTTGAGATGGCTAAGAGAGAACTTGAATTGATCCAAAAACAAGAATTAGCTGTCAAGCAGTTGAAGGATTACGTCAACCAGCTGGAAGGCGAAGTTCTTGAGGTAAtggttgtttttttcttccttaGGTATCAAAATCTCAGgctaaaaaatgagattaatcACTGTATTTTACTGATCTCTCTAGGCTCTTGtccaaattaatattaaaaatatacccTAACTCTTGTGGTTGAAATGAAACTGGGGATTGCATTTATATAGATCTCTGTAGTTTCACGGGACTCACTTAAGCCATATTATTGCTAATGAATATTTTTCCTACTGCACCGATTATCTCAGCACTTTTctgataaattgataataaacaatattaaatgTCTTTCAGCTTAGAACACGTTACTTACTACCTCTATTTGAactaattataagaaaaaataattgctgTTATCAATGAATATAGTACTTTAAGTTCATTTAGTATctttgtataattataaaatgataaatagttgtttttcttaaaaaggATCCAACATCAATGAATTTTCTCAAGAATGACTACAAAGATAATGTAGAGTGCACTGAAAGGTGTCGAAGCATTGATTTGATTGAAAGGCATAATTGGGAGCTCATGATGCTCATGATTAGTGGGAAATGACTCCTGTAAAATGtcattttcatgcatttttatcttattttagcCAGCCTTTGTATACCTTACAGAAATATTTTGCTGTACacaattcattttataattcttCAATACATGATATTGGCTACTTATCTCAATGAGTTTTTTTATagcaaaattattatttacttgTGATTAAAAAGTATTGTGTAGTTTACGACATGTCTTTGacttcatttcttttaattgCTTGATTCTTACTTGAGTCATTACTTACAAAAATTGAGTGAGTCTAAGATTGAAGAATGTCAAAGAGACATATCAGAGGCAAAAGCCATGGTGGAGAAAGCAGAGCACTCTCTATTGGTAAATATGGGAGGTCCTGAAGGTGGCGGTACATCCATGGGgatgaaaagtgaaaaatttgATCGAGATGAAGAGAGATGGGAGTCAGTAAAAGCAGCATCAATTTCTGCCCTTGTTGGTACCGTTTCAGGTCTCCCCATATGTTTGACTCAAGTCACCGACACAACTCAGCTGCTTCTCCCTTTGACAATCAACTTCATTAGTTGTGCATTGTTCGGAGTGACTTTTCGTTACACTATAAGGAGAAACTTGGATGATGTTCAACTTAAAACAGGAGTTGCAGCAGCTTTTGGTGTTGTTAAAGGTTTACCATGCTTACATTTTAAATGGATTCAAATTTTGTCACTGCATcattttagataaaatattatcttGTTGGTATTACTGAAACAAACTCATGATGCAGGTCTCGGAACCCTAAGTGGTGGACCACTCCTTGAGCCAAACTTTCAAAGCTTCTTATCACATGCCCAAGACGGATCAATTCATGTCAGTGAGAatctcttaatttttgtttctgttgCTGTTGCTTTAGATTACTGTCTCAAGACAGGGCTTTTGAGCGCTTTTCCAATTGATTGATCATAACTTAAATACGAATTATTTGTTCAATTATCATAGCTTAGATGGACATTGATCAATGTGTTGGTATAGTTTCAACTTAACATAGTTCATCCATCCTATCAATAAACTCACTGATAATCTACTAAGAGAAGTGTTCCATTTGCAGTCGAATATTGATTCGCTTCCATTGTTAACCTGTGACGCTTGCCTTTCTGAATCAATTATGCAGTGACTGATTTTTAATCCATTTGTAATTAACTTGTTAAGTTATTTCTTTTGGCTTTTACATTCAGTGCAGTAGATAAATGACTATATAGGCACGAGAGCACTACTCTTAGCTTTGCGATATTTCAAGAATTGTAAGACAGCAACACATAAAAAACCACCACAGGTGAAAAAATACCATCATATTACAACCGAATATTTTTAGTGCATGTTTGGTTCTCTGTGAAAATACCCAAAATCAATTCCTAAAATAAATTCATGCTAAtaaattgtttcaatttttaaaattaattgtagaTGGAAAATTCACATCAAAGAGAAACAACTCTTTCTAGTTTCTCCATTAACCAAAATTGATTTTCCACATcaaatagaattaattttttcaaagtGTTTTCAAACACAtccttaataaatatatgtgcTTAAATGAGTAAAAGACTTTAATTATTCGCTTATTGATAATACAAGTATTCTTTgtctataaattttattttaatattttaatattttaattatatttatgaaattaaaattatttttaaaaaattaattctttttaaaatttgcatGTTTTAGGTacaatttacttaattttttttaaacacttTTATTTGAGTCATactttaaaatcaattttttatttgaatttatattttcaaaaaatttaatttaaacttcaaaatatatatatatatatatatatatatatatatatatatatatatcgtgtaatttgatttgagtcatactttaaaattaattttttatttgaatttatattttttttaaatatttttaaataattttatttaaacttcaatatatatatatatatatatatatatatatatatatatatatatatatatatatatatatatatatagacacacACACGGCATACGTAGATATCTATATCGATATTTTTTCTTGAACATACAATAAGTAGTTGAATAAGTAATGAGACAATTTTTAGATGGATAATTCATATTTGTCAGTTGcattctaaaaaaatttcatatacaAGTCTCTTTTAACATTGTAATTCCAACCCAAATCATTTCCATCACAAATTTTGctcctaaaccctaaacccaaataCCCAAACCCTAGACCCTCGATTATGGTAACTTGGTTGGGTGAGAAATTGACTATATTACTAGTTTtgtgaagatgatgaagatggaATTGGTGATgagtgaagaagatgatggatatGAGAGCATGAAGATCAAGAGAGAGGTCATGTAAagtgttagaaatatttttatataatttaaaaaaattaaaattaaaatcctaTTGTTAGCTAAGTGTTCATGGATTTTTAATTTGATGGGTTAATGTTATTTATGCTTAATGGTTATATCTTTTATCACAGTTGACTTTTGTGTCttcttttctacctataaatatcaCTTAGGTGTATGCAGAAAGACACAACAAACAATAGAGTTCTCTTaaaagtgttcttcttttcttctctatactATCTCTTAAAATAGTTGTATTCATAAGGTTCTTTCACcacactcgatcgatctgacggttGTTGTGTTGTTGTATCTTGGAAGAGGAACGCATATTATTGTGTATTGCACTGTGCAGTGAGGGCATTTTCTTTCTCTAAGTATAGCGTTATGCGTGTCTCAACCCAGAATATTTCTACTTCTttccttgttttctttttgtctaTTATTGTTATAAGAATTGTTGTGTTTGGTTAATGttgtttgatttatatatatatatatatatatatatatatatgttggtattattattgctctaatagttattattatattattcataattttattattattcatattatttgtttaatcattttctaatattCTTAGAGggtaaattgattatttttattttactttactcatctttattcttttctaaaattaaagacTATAAAGGAGAAgagttaaaaaaagtttttatgaACTAATGTGTTTGTCATGGTTATATTTAAATCGGTCTCAACTAAGTCTAAAATTTTAtgtgtataattgtttttttttcctattggtaacaatattataaaattatgaataaataaaattctgaCTCACTGAATAATTTTTGTGATGTATAGAGCTaatgttttttctattatattaatttataatttaatatcttgTACTCTTATAATTGATTGAGATGTTCTAgattatgaatatattttaagtgttttgtataaaaacaattataaaatatttgtcatACTAAAACTATTATTGAGTTATGAAATTATGCATTTGCAAGGAAAAAAGTTTATCTTGATATTTATATGGAAAAAAATGACAATAAGAAATCTTCTTTTTATCAGACTTATgaacttaaaaatattgtttataacatgaaattaaaatgaattgtttgataTCATGCTTATGATCATttgtgtaataaaaaaaatcatcatatcAAAAATTGAGGGGATAATCAAGTAAAACTAAACTTGTcttctaaattttctttttaaatgagttttttatgtttctaaatttagaaacttccTTGCTGCTCAACATGGTTATGAAGTGGCTTTTGAGTGCAATACGATTATTATTTCTAGACATGTGTTTTGGTTGGTAATGATATATTTGGGATGGTTTGTTTGAGTTAAGTACttttatcttgtaataaaatatttagtaatttttcCTTGATTATTACAAATGTTAAGTTGTGATATATGACATactattattacaaattattgaGAAGTTTGTTCAGAGAccattcaattataaaattttgaggtacaaAAATTAGAAAGGAAAGTGGTGAATAAATGTCCTTAGTAGGGATGTCCATgggacgggtagggtacgggtagtagctcctaCATATCCTATCTGTCCCATAATCGTACCCATATTCGTTAAGTATCCGTTATGTGGGTAcccacataattttttaatatctacggatatccacgggtactcgcgggtatttacaacaaaataaaaataaattttaacaatatattttaatcgtaaattaaaataaaataaaatacataacattcataaatttcaaacaaagtccaaataacccatttaaatagtgttgaatgacaatttacaaagaaattaattttttttaactaattaataaaaaaaataactcattcaaaatcaatatgttaatattttaatcatgttttttatttttttaaaatttatattagagtatagcaggtacgggtatccacgggtacagatactatgatacctaTACCCGCCTTGTTAACATGcgagtataaaaaatacccgtacTCGTTACTCGcaggtatccatttacaatattcatttcctacccattgcgggttttatccgcggatacccgcgggcacaaatttttttgacatccctagtgcATAGAAATGAgaatacatatatttatgaatGAGTGTTTTTATGTGAAACTCCTAGTAATATTCCTTAAGTAACATCTTCATACAATGTTAATCTAATAGTTTtgcgaaagaaaaaaaaatgtttttgtttgatatggtaaatgttatgCTTCAAGTTCTACCTTGCCTAACATTATATTAGTGAAACTTTATATTCTTGTCATTTTTGGACATAAAAGGTTGTGATAAAACTTcttatgagttatgaaagaaaaaagaaccacattttaaatatttcaaagtgtgggaTGTCTTGTAATGGTTAACAtacatcttaataaaaaaaaggaaaaattattggttatatattttgaagtgAGTGAAAATATACCTCCAATACCATTTTGCCATctagtgtaatattatttatgtttcttCTACTTATGGCAATATGTCTAATTTCTTAGATGATTGAAGgatatattaatgtaaattggatattgattttggTGACAAAATCAACTActggttatggttatgttttaaccttggatAGAGGTGCACTATCATGGAAACatgttaaaaagttgttgttTTATCATGATCTACTATGCAAGcaaaaattattcttattttctaTGCATCCTgacaattaaattgttatatttaagtTTCTAGTAAGAAAATGTCAATGAA is a window of Vigna unguiculata cultivar IT97K-499-35 chromosome 4, ASM411807v1, whole genome shotgun sequence DNA encoding:
- the LOC114182661 gene encoding uncharacterized protein LOC114182661 gives rise to the protein MNPCTNIVNSVQVSSPLFIKSFRSVPSFKCFCRSSSDEKGSDDVKDALYGLVDEQVQELLSRKENKILLDGLEKASQRVEMAKRELELIQKQELAVKQLKDYVNQLEGEVLEIEECQRDISEAKAMVEKAEHSLLVNMGGPEGGGTSMGMKSEKFDRDEERWESVKAASISALVGTVSGLPICLTQVTDTTQLLLPLTINFISCALFGVTFRYTIRRNLDDVQLKTGVAAAFGVVKGLGTLSGGPLLEPNFQSFLSHAQDGSIHVSENLLIFVSVAVALDYCLKTGLLSAFPID